The window CTAACCACCACTTTATTCAGTACATCTGGATTGACCAGGAATTGAAGAAGTCCATGGGTTACTGAGCAATTCCGTAATATATAGAGGAGAGGGGGCAGAGAGATTTTTCCCGCCCTCTTTTCTCTGGTACGATTGTAATTGCTGGATTTCAACTTAGGGGGTATTGACAATGCGACGCTGGGAAGAGGTCTTTCCGGAAACCGATTACCGGCTTTTCCAGAAACTGGGATATGGAGCCAAACAAGCCTACGGCATCAATCCGGCTCTTCTTATCATCGATGTTACCCGGAGCTTTGTAGGCTCAAAGCCGATGCCGGTAATGAAAGCGGTTGATGAATATAGTCCCAGTTGCGGTGAAGCAGCCTGGACTGCGCTGGAGAGCATCCAGAAGTTACTGAGTGCTTGCCGTACTAAAGCGATTCCGGTGATATTTACGGCTAACGATGCGGTGACTTTGCAGTTTTGTAGCGGGGCCACGAAGGGAGGAAGCCCTTCAAGAAACAGGGAGAACCTTCAGGCGCGTCTGCATGGAAATGAAATCGTTGACGCAATTGAACCCCTGCCATCAGAGTTAGTGATACATAAGACCAAGGCTAATGTCTTCCATGGAACGGCTTTGCAATCTTGTTTGAAGACGATGGGTGTAGACTGTTTGCTTGTCGCCGGTTGTACCACGTCAGGTTGTGTACGCGCCAGCGTTGTTGAGGCCTGGGCCTGTGGTTATCCCTGCTTTGTCGTGGAGGAATGCGTTTTTGATAGGTTCGAGCTATCGCATCTAACCAGCCTCTTCGATATGAACGCCAAGTATGCTACTGTCATTACTGTAGAAGAAGCCCTGGACTATGTGGGTAAGGTAAGAAAAGATTGATAGCCACACTTGCCAGAATCACATAGTAGAAGGAGGGAAAATTCTCGTTTTGAGCAAAGGAGGGCAAATGCGCAAAGTACTCTTTGTAGACTATGAACCGTGCACCGGCTGTGAGCTATGTGTGCTGCACTGTTCCTTCCAGAGAACGCAGACCTTCAGCCGCAGTCACTCCGCGGTCAGGGTGATAAAGCAGGAAGAGAAAGGGCTATGCGTACCGGAGATGTGCCAGCACTGCCTGGAGCCGGAATGCCTGCTGGTCTGCCCGGCAGACGCCATCAGCCGGGATGAAGATACGGGGATCGTCAGCCATGACCTGGAGAAGTGCATCAAGGGCTGCAAGCTCTGCCTGGAGGCCTGCTCCTACGGGACGCTATCCCTGGACTCGGTCACGGGCAAGATATTTGAATGTAACCAGTGTAATGGCGACCCGGTATGTGTCAGGGTCTGTCCGGTGGGAATAATACACTACCAGGAAGCCGAACCGGAAGCCTTAAGCGGAAAAGACGACTGGAAGCGCCGCTTATTAAAGCAGGGCATGGGCAAGACCGCCTCGGAGAAGAGGTTTGCCGCGATAAGAAATGGAAGGGGGAAATAGAAATGACTGAATGGTATGGTTGGGCAGGCACCATCCTCAATGTAGACCTGACCAGTATGAAGGTCTACATTGAGGAGCTATCTCCGGAGTTTGCCAGGAACTATATTGGCGGTTGCGGTTTTGGCGCCAGGATACTCTATGATGAGGTCGACCCTGAAGTTGACCCCCTGTCACCGGAGAACGTCGTCATCATCGGTAATGGCGTATTGAGCGGAACTATCACCCCGGGCACCAGCCGGTATAATGTCATCAGCAAATCGCCCCTCACCGGAATCTACGTTCGCTCCAGCGGCGGCGGGTTTTTTGGTCCAGAGCTGAAACTGGCGGGCTATGACCTGATAGTCATCCGGGGCAAAGCGGAGAAGCCGGTCTATCTCTGGATCAATGATGACCACGTTGAAATCAGGGATGCCTCACATCTCTGGGGAAAAGATACCTGGACGACACAGCAAACGATTAGAGCGGAACTGAATAACCCTGATATCCAGACGCTGAAGATCGGTCCCGCCGGAGAAAATATGTCCAACTACGCGGCGCTTATCGGAAACCTGGGGCGTGCTGCCTCTAACTTCTGTATCGCCGCTGTCTGGGGTTCCAAGAACCTCAAGGCAGTTGCTGTCAACGGTAACCGGGAAGTCAGACTGGCAAAACCGGAGGAGTTCATCTCACTCTGCAATGAACTGACAGCCCGGGCCAGGAGTGATCCAAGGTATGAAAGCCGCAGCACCTGGGGGACGATAGGCTTCGTACAGAACCCGGAAATCTGGAAGGGCGCGCCAAACCCCCTGCACCATACCGCTTTTACGGAACACTATGAGAAAAATATAAGCTGCTTTGGCTGTCACCTTCATTGCGCCCAGTTTCATCATGTCAAGTCCGGAAGACACCAGGGAGTCACCGGGGAAAGCATTGAAGGCGGGCCCCGGGGCCGCTTGATGCGACTTGAAATCAAGGACCCGGGCTTCGCGGTAAAATACAATAATTTATGTGACCAGTTGGGCGTAAATGTCAGTCACCTGGCAGAGGCATTATGGTGGGCAATGAAGCGCTATGAAAGACGGGTTCTCACGCCGGAGGACACTGACGGGCTTGATTTAACCTGGGGTGACGAAGAGGTAATCCTGAAGGTCCTTCATCAGGTAGCCTATCGTGAAGGTTTCGGAGAAACCCTAAGCCCCTGGCCCCGCGGGGTGGCCGAAAGACTTGGAAAAGGACTGGAAGAAGAATCCCCGCATGTCAAAGGAGGCTATCACTACCGCATTGAGGAGATGGAAAATATCGGAGCCGCCTTTGGTCTTTCCGTCTCTACCCGCGGCGGCGACCACCAGATGGGTGAAGCGCCACGGCAGGCTATAAACGCCCTCTGTGATATGACCGGAACATGCAAGTGGGCGATAGCTTCTGAGGAAGGCGGCATACACATGGATGATTTCGCCAGGCTCCTGTCATTGGCTACCGGCGTGGAGTTTACCGTCGCCGACCTGGTTAACGCAACGGAACGGGAACTTCTGTTGGCGAGGGCTTTCAATGCCAGAGAAGGAATAAGGCGAGTAGATGACTATCCATACCCCTTCCATTTCCAGTTAAAGTACGGCAGGAAGCATCCCTACTATGACTACTCCGGGTTTGGTTTTAGCCTTGAGGAATATGACAGGATGCTTGATGAGTACTACCGGCAGCACGGCTGTGACCCGGAAACAGGGATACCAAGCAGGGAAAGACTCGAGTCCCTGGGACTGAGAGACGTAGCTGATGATTTAGATCGCCGCGGCATATTACCGCTATAATATTGTCTATCTGTCCCCTATGCATTGTTCATTTTGCTTAGATAAAACATCTATTTGCTTGATTTTTCAATATCCATCTTGTTTTCCTTGATATTTTTTGCATTACAGTATATATTGTTCCCCATATCGAATTTCTAGGAAAGTAAGAATGGTCATCTGCAATAGCTGACCTGAAGGAGGAGAAAGGGATGAGAAAGAAAATTGGTTGGTTATTAATGAGTGGTCTGGTGGTTTCATCACTGGTGATGGCATCATGCGCTCCAACCACGCCGACAACACCAACCACACCGACAACACCAACCACGCCCACTACACCCGCTACGCCAACCACACCGGCGGCACCCATAACGCCCGCACCAACCGCGCCAGCAGCCCCAACAACAGAAGCGCCCAAATATGGCGGGGTATTAAACGTTGCTCCGATAGCAGGACTTGGGCCAATCTTTGACCCTATTAAACACACCAGTAGTCCAGCCGGGTTGCTGTCACTGGCTCAAACTAACGAGAACTTGATGGAAGGGGACTGGACCAAGGGTGCGGCGGGAAGCAATGAGAATGACTGGCTCACCTATACACCTATTCTTAAACATCTTCAACCTAATCTGGCGGAGAGTTGGGAAGTTATTGATGAGGAGACCATCATTTGGCACATCCGCAAAGGAGTCCATTACGGCCTTAACCC of the Dehalococcoidales bacterium genome contains:
- a CDS encoding isochorismatase family protein — its product is MRRWEEVFPETDYRLFQKLGYGAKQAYGINPALLIIDVTRSFVGSKPMPVMKAVDEYSPSCGEAAWTALESIQKLLSACRTKAIPVIFTANDAVTLQFCSGATKGGSPSRNRENLQARLHGNEIVDAIEPLPSELVIHKTKANVFHGTALQSCLKTMGVDCLLVAGCTTSGCVRASVVEAWACGYPCFVVEECVFDRFELSHLTSLFDMNAKYATVITVEEALDYVGKVRKD
- a CDS encoding 4Fe-4S dicluster domain-containing protein; this translates as MRKVLFVDYEPCTGCELCVLHCSFQRTQTFSRSHSAVRVIKQEEKGLCVPEMCQHCLEPECLLVCPADAISRDEDTGIVSHDLEKCIKGCKLCLEACSYGTLSLDSVTGKIFECNQCNGDPVCVRVCPVGIIHYQEAEPEALSGKDDWKRRLLKQGMGKTASEKRFAAIRNGRGK
- a CDS encoding aldehyde ferredoxin oxidoreductase N-terminal domain-containing protein: MTEWYGWAGTILNVDLTSMKVYIEELSPEFARNYIGGCGFGARILYDEVDPEVDPLSPENVVIIGNGVLSGTITPGTSRYNVISKSPLTGIYVRSSGGGFFGPELKLAGYDLIVIRGKAEKPVYLWINDDHVEIRDASHLWGKDTWTTQQTIRAELNNPDIQTLKIGPAGENMSNYAALIGNLGRAASNFCIAAVWGSKNLKAVAVNGNREVRLAKPEEFISLCNELTARARSDPRYESRSTWGTIGFVQNPEIWKGAPNPLHHTAFTEHYEKNISCFGCHLHCAQFHHVKSGRHQGVTGESIEGGPRGRLMRLEIKDPGFAVKYNNLCDQLGVNVSHLAEALWWAMKRYERRVLTPEDTDGLDLTWGDEEVILKVLHQVAYREGFGETLSPWPRGVAERLGKGLEEESPHVKGGYHYRIEEMENIGAAFGLSVSTRGGDHQMGEAPRQAINALCDMTGTCKWAIASEEGGIHMDDFARLLSLATGVEFTVADLVNATERELLLARAFNAREGIRRVDDYPYPFHFQLKYGRKHPYYDYSGFGFSLEEYDRMLDEYYRQHGCDPETGIPSRERLESLGLRDVADDLDRRGILPL